GATGTTATTCTTGCTCCGTTGTCTCAAGCTGATGAAGAACTAAAGTATAGACCCGCAATTGTTCTGCGAGAAATGCCAACGCCTTACCGAGATATCCTTGTTTGCGGTGTAAGTACAAACTTGAATCAGTACGTTCACGCGTTTGATGATATTATCTCACCCACCGATGCCGATTTCGCATTAAGTGGACTACGTTCGGAATCATTGATCCGACTTAGTTTTTTGGCTGTGATCCCGCGTCGATTGGTACGTGGTACGATCGGTAGTATTTCAGAGGAACGTCACAGACGCTTGTTACAAAGATTAGTTGATTATCTAACATCATCTAATGACGGTCTTCTGGCATAATCACATAGAACACAATGAAACCCAACACCTATTGTAAAAATATTGTAAAAATCTTTGCGCGGTATCGTGGCATTTATGAATTACGCTGTAAAAACAATTTGCATCCTACTGTGATATACGCTATAATTTTCGTTGCTTAGCCTGAAAAATAGCGAGCGAGGTGGCACGATGCCGCGCGAAACTGTAGACTCTGGTCCAAACTTGTCGCTACAGCAAAAAGCCCGCAAGTTTATTAGTTGGCTCTCACACCGAGACGGTCCCGTTCGGAATTGGCGATATATCCCAACGCACGTGTTGCTGCGAAAATTGCAATCGGAATCCGCTGAAATGCGGGCTTATGCTGCCGAAGGATTGGGGGGTGTTGGTGATGTCCATGCCGTCGCGCCGCTTATCAACGCCTTAACTGACAATAATTCGACCGTGCGCCGTTTCGCTATCTCCTCCCTCGGACATATCCGCGACCCACGCGCCATTGACGTGCTCATCCCATTTCTACAAGACGAAGAAGCCGATATGCGATGCGCCGCTGTCGTTGCCCTCGGTGAATTGGGACTCAGCGAAGAGAGGTTCTCAACGCCACCGGTACAGGTAATAGAGGCACTCATGAGCAGCATCTGGGACACCGACAGAGCCGTCTGTTCCGCCGCCGTTGTCGCTTTGGGTAGAATCGGTAATCCACACGCCATTCCCGCACTCAACGAATTGGCAGAAGCGACCGAGAGCGAATGGATCCGCCGCTATATCAGTGAGGCACTGCATCAGATTGAAGAGCAGAACGCCTAACCAAATTCTGAAAACTTTTCCTTGATTTCTGCAACCTAATCCGATATAATAAATTGTCAACTCTACCAGCACAAAAAATCGGAATTTCACCTACATAAATTGGAATTCTACATCAATATCTTCAGCCATACAAGGACATCTATCTTCAAAAATCATGGACGAAAATCAAAGTTTCAAATCCGGTTACGTTAGTATTATCGGTGCGCCTAACGTTGGCAAATCCACTCTGCTCAATACTATCTTGGGACAGAAATTAGCCATCGTCACCCCGAAACCACAGACAACCCGCAACCAGATTCGTGGGATTGTCACCACCGACACCTATCAAATTATTTTTGTTGA
This genomic stretch from Candidatus Poribacteria bacterium harbors:
- a CDS encoding type II toxin-antitoxin system PemK/MazF family toxin, with the protein product MKESDVILAPLSQADEELKYRPAIVLREMPTPYRDILVCGVSTNLNQYVHAFDDIISPTDADFALSGLRSESLIRLSFLAVIPRRLVRGTIGSISEERHRRLLQRLVDYLTSSNDGLLA
- a CDS encoding HEAT repeat domain-containing protein codes for the protein MPRETVDSGPNLSLQQKARKFISWLSHRDGPVRNWRYIPTHVLLRKLQSESAEMRAYAAEGLGGVGDVHAVAPLINALTDNNSTVRRFAISSLGHIRDPRAIDVLIPFLQDEEADMRCAAVVALGELGLSEERFSTPPVQVIEALMSSIWDTDRAVCSAAVVALGRIGNPHAIPALNELAEATESEWIRRYISEALHQIEEQNA